A genomic region of Eucalyptus grandis isolate ANBG69807.140 chromosome 5, ASM1654582v1, whole genome shotgun sequence contains the following coding sequences:
- the LOC104446352 gene encoding uncharacterized protein LOC104446352 — protein MATTVEPEQLTGHCQHVHLMCHSDRADHSVSESWRARFPKPWDPPLTDIGRIKALETGKKLQAKLGFPIHWVVSSPFWQCNETAWELITGLSMEGEDATNIVLDDGNSANSSTSGIKVELSLQISQYGMSRVLNDATSLYHPTDGDSWVSDTKLLETSFAPGVVEPALHRVFKEVRAFYMAYRA, from the exons ATGGCAACGACCGTCGAGCCCGAGCAATTAACTGGCCATTGCCAACACGTCCACCTCATGTGCCACAGCGACCGCGCCGACCACAGCGTCAGCGAGTCGTGGCGGGCCAGGTTCCCCAAGCCGTGGGACCCTCCATTGACTGACATAGGCCGGATCAAGGCGCTTGAAACTGGCAAGAAACTCCAGGCCAAGCTCGGGTTTCCAATCCACTGGGTCGTCTCGTCGCCGTTCTGGCAGTGCAACGAGACTGCATGGGAGCTGATCACCGGTCTCTCCATGGAGGGCGAGGACGCCACAAACATTGTGCTAGATGATGGCAACTCCGCCAACTCATCAACGTCAGGGATCAAAGTAGAGTTATCTCTCCAAATCTCGC AATATGGAATGAGTAGGGTGCTTAACGACGCCACATCGTTGTATCATCCCACGGACGGCGATTCATGGGTATCCGACACGAAGTTGCTCGAGACTTCATTTGCGCCCGGTGTCGTGGAGCCCGCACTGCACCGGGTGTTCAAGGAGGTAAGGGCTTTTTACATGGCATACCGTGCTTAA